The following proteins are encoded in a genomic region of Castor canadensis chromosome 19, mCasCan1.hap1v2, whole genome shotgun sequence:
- the LOC109675408 gene encoding S-adenosylmethionine decarboxylase proenzyme 1-like, translated as MKPSHQGYPHRNFQEEIEFLNAIFPNGAAYCMGRMNSDCWYLYTLDFPESQVISQPDQTLEILMSELDPAVMDQFYMKDGVTAKDVTRESGIRDLIPGSVIDATLFNPCGYSMNGMKSDGTYWTIHITPEPEFSYVSFETNLSQTSYDDLIMKVVEVFKPGKFVTTLFVNQSSKCHTVLSSPQKIEGFKRLDCQSAMFNDYNFVFTSFAKKQ; from the coding sequence ATGAAGCCTTCTCATCAAGGATACCCACACCGGAATTTCCAGGAAGAAATAGAGTTTCTTAATGCAATTTTCCCAAATGGAGCAGCATATTGTATGGGACGTATGAATTCTGACTGTTGGTACTTGTATACTTTGGATTTCCCAGAGAGTCAGGTAATCAGTCAGCCAGATCAAACCCTGGAAATTCTGATGAGTGAGCTTGACCCAGCAGTTATGGACCAGTTCTACATGAAAGATGGTGTTACTGCAAAGGATGTCACTCGTGAGAGTGGAATTCGTGACCTGATACCAGGTTCTGTCATTGATGCCACACTGTTCAATCCTTGTGGGTATTCGATGAATGGAATGAAATCGGATGGAACTTATTGGACTATTCACATCACTCCAGAACCAGAATTTTCTTATGTTAGCTTTGAAACAAATTTAAGTCAGACCTCCTATGATGACCTGATCATGAAAGTTGTGGAAGTCTTCAAGCCAGGAAAATTTGTGACCACCTTGTTTGTTAATCAGAGTTCTAAATGTCACACAGTGCTTTCTTCACCCCAGAAGATTGAAGGCTTTAAACGTCTTGATTGCCAGAGTGCTATGTTCAATGATTACAATTTTGTTTTTACCAGTTTTGCTAAGAAGCAGTAA